The Anopheles marshallii chromosome X, idAnoMarsDA_429_01, whole genome shotgun sequence genome includes a window with the following:
- the LOC128709731 gene encoding geminin, translating to MSTASTSNIVVSEDTPLEQEETRKASRMTLKEVQNVVGTWKENLHPGKTFSHAPGKDLLVSSAKQPSEPKRSKMVEQLTKATQTTFEDEQNLVAEKPNSGYWEKVAEKRRLALKETVEENARLHMELSEKTDEVNELQSVVESLKSLVETVVEMLNEETEAKANSDTTQVDDSGIAHSLVDDEACN from the exons ATGAGTACTGCTTCTACCTCAAACATAGTCGTATCAGAAGATACACCTTTGGAACAGGAA GAAACCCGTAAAGCTTCACGAATGACGCTGAAGGAAGTGCAAAACGTTGTCGGCACATGGAAGGAAAACCTGCACCCaggtaaaactttttcccacgCTCCCGGCAAGGATCTGTTGGTGTCGTCCGCCAAGCAACCGAGCGAAccgaaacgaagcaaaatggTGGAACAGCTGACAAAGGCGACACAAACGACGTTTGAGGACGAACAAAATTTGGTGGCTGAGAAGCCAAATTCTGGCTACTGGGAGAAGGTGGCAGAAAAACGACGTCTTGCGCTGAAGGAAACGGTCGAAGAGAATGCCCGGCTGCACATGGAGTTGAGCGAAAAGACTGACGAAGTGAACGAGCTGCAGAGCGTTGTCGAGTCACTGAAGAGTTTAGTGGAAACGGTGGTAGAAATGCTGAACGAGGAAACCGAAGCGAAGGCAAACAGTGATACTACTCAAGTGGACGACAGCGGCATAGCACATTCCTTGGTGGATGATGAAGCATGTAATTAG
- the LOC128713030 gene encoding uncharacterized protein LOC128713030, with protein MRNISNEKVEREANSMSNERIRGSNESSASHYRDTTEHDAVNNRFIEKQVPELVFCLSCRSQVSVSLPNDIIQHYMNRRHEPCCRCLYCNGPMYRYRDSKGKVQYYHDCHRCKRLLDAS; from the exons ATGCGAAACATCAGCAATGAGAAG GTAGAACGTGAAGCGAACAGCATGAGTAATGAAAGGATTCGTGGGAGTAACGAGTCTTCCGCTTCACACTACCGTGACACAACCGAACACGATGCCGTAAACAATCGGTTCATCGAGAAACAGGTGCCAGAACTAGTGTTCTGCCTGTCGTGTCGCTCCCAGGTCAGCGTATCGTTGCCGAACGACATTATCCAGCATTATATGAACCGCAGGCACGAACCGTGCTGTCGCTGTCTGTACTGCAACGGGCCTATGTATCGGTACAGAGATAGCAAGGGTAAGGTGCAGTACTATCACGATTGTCATCGATGCAAGCGCTTACTGGACGCTTCGTAG
- the LOC128711066 gene encoding probable nuclear transport factor 2, whose translation MALNPQYEEIGKGFVTQYYALFDDSTQRPTLVNLYNAELSFMTFEGQQIQGAAKILEKLQSLTFQNINRALTAVDSQPMFDGGVLINVLGRLQCDDDPPHAYSQTFVLKPIGTSFYCAHDIFRLNIHNTA comes from the exons ATGGCGTTAAATCCGCAGTACGAAGAGATCGGCAAAGGATTCGTCACCCAGTACTATGCCTTATTCGATGACTCAACGCAACGACCGACTCTGGTAAACCTGTACAAT GCGGAACTATCCTTCATGACGTTCGAAGGGCAACAGATCCAGGGCGCGGCAAAGATTCTCGAAAAACTGCAG AGTCTCACGTTTCAAAACATTAACCGTGCGCTAACGGCGGTCGATTCGCAACCGATGTTTGACGGTGGTGTGCTGATAAACGTCCTAGGACGATTGCAA TGTGACGATGATCCACCACACGCCTACTCCCAAACATTTGTGTTGAAACCGATCGGAACGTCGTTCTATTGTGCACATGATATTTTCCGCCTTAATATTCATAATACCGCATAA